Proteins co-encoded in one Ignavibacteria bacterium genomic window:
- a CDS encoding GHKL domain-containing protein, with protein MELNFKAYTRFYLILLGVLALGALYTTHLFSFLLFHTISEMISIGIAWGLFMLAWNLRDLSEDRAFIFIGIAFLFTGAIDLLHTLAYKGMNVFPESGGANPATQLWIAGRYFQSISLLIVPFLIKRRINYSLIFFVLFCVTLLLLASIFYWKVFPQCYIEGQGLTRFKIVSEYIISLVLVLSVFSLLRKRDFFDAEMLRLLLLSIGLLIISELAFTFYIKVYDLSNATGHLVRIVSYFLLYKAIIGTGLKKPFNLMFRSLKQSEMELLKINERLHEELESKEKAEIGLKHAVEELERSNKELEQFAYIASHDLQEPVRMVGNFTQLLERRYKDKLDNKALEYISFAVDGAQRMQLLITGLLKYSRITTHARDYSAVNCNMVLGSVLKNLELSIRESRAIITSGVLPTIMADEVQLTQLFQNLISNAIKFRRGSEVPEVHISSVQKNENWLFSVRDNGIGIDPQYGERIFQIFQRLHTRSEYPGTGIGLAVCKRIVERHGGKIWIESELDKGTTFYFTFSMN; from the coding sequence ATGGAATTAAATTTTAAGGCATATACCCGGTTTTATTTAATTTTATTGGGCGTTCTGGCACTTGGAGCGTTATACACCACTCACCTTTTCAGCTTTCTCCTTTTCCACACAATTTCAGAAATGATCAGTATCGGGATTGCATGGGGTCTGTTTATGCTTGCCTGGAACCTGCGTGATCTTTCGGAAGACCGTGCCTTTATATTTATAGGCATTGCATTTTTATTCACCGGTGCAATAGATCTGCTCCATACTCTGGCTTATAAGGGGATGAATGTATTTCCGGAAAGCGGCGGGGCCAATCCGGCAACACAGCTTTGGATTGCAGGCAGGTACTTTCAGAGCATTTCCCTTTTAATTGTGCCTTTTTTAATTAAGCGCAGGATAAATTACAGCCTGATATTTTTTGTGCTTTTTTGTGTTACACTCCTGCTCTTAGCTTCAATTTTTTACTGGAAAGTATTTCCTCAGTGCTACATTGAAGGACAGGGTCTTACACGCTTTAAGATTGTAAGCGAGTATATAATCTCACTTGTACTTGTGCTTTCGGTATTCAGCCTTTTAAGGAAAAGGGATTTCTTTGACGCTGAGATGCTGAGACTCCTGCTGCTTTCAATAGGGCTGCTTATAATTTCTGAACTTGCTTTTACTTTTTACATTAAGGTTTACGACCTTTCGAATGCAACGGGGCACCTTGTAAGGATAGTTTCTTACTTTCTTCTTTATAAGGCCATAATAGGTACAGGGCTGAAGAAACCTTTCAACCTCATGTTCCGCAGCCTCAAGCAAAGTGAGATGGAGCTCTTAAAAATAAATGAAAGGCTCCATGAGGAGCTGGAATCCAAAGAAAAGGCTGAAATCGGCCTTAAGCATGCTGTAGAAGAGCTGGAACGGTCGAATAAAGAGCTGGAGCAGTTCGCCTACATAGCATCGCACGACCTGCAGGAACCGGTCAGGATGGTCGGTAATTTTACTCAGCTGCTTGAAAGAAGATACAAAGACAAGCTGGACAATAAGGCACTCGAGTATATTAGTTTTGCCGTCGACGGCGCCCAGAGGATGCAGTTACTGATAACTGGCCTGCTCAAGTATTCCAGGATAACGACACATGCAAGGGATTACTCGGCTGTAAACTGCAATATGGTATTGGGATCTGTTCTAAAAAATCTGGAACTGAGCATCAGGGAAAGCAGGGCCATTATAACTTCCGGGGTTCTGCCCACAATAATGGCCGACGAGGTTCAGCTGACACAGCTGTTTCAAAACCTCATCAGTAACGCCATAAAGTTCAGGCGCGGCAGCGAGGTGCCTGAAGTCCACATCAGCTCCGTTCAAAAGAACGAAAATTGGCTTTTTTCTGTTAGGGACAATGGGATTGGTATAGACCCGCAGTATGGCGAAAGGATATTCCAGATCTTTCAGCGCCTGCACACAAGAAGTGAGTATCCCGGAACCGGGATCGGGCTGGCAGTATGCAAAAGGATAGTGGAACGTCACGGCGGCAAGATATGGATTGAATCTGAATTAGACAAGGGAACGACTTTTTATTTTACGTTTTCAATGAACTGA
- a CDS encoding pyridoxal phosphate-dependent aminotransferase, protein MMTEARFDKNVENIRMSPIVSISEEARRKGPEFHARTGKKILLFQRGEIDLPTPEYIRNAAKKAMDEGHTKYPKSGGEDFFKEGVIKKLEYFNKATGIGKENIAATYGGQEGLELTFKLFQGKKAGGFAPCWSCVLENFIPYAGTNFSELPLNEDFSINFDDLKKLVKNISFLYLNTPQNPTGKLFTKDEVLEVVKLCRQNGVYLISDEAYEAITFEGKEHFSPISLDFDNIISVFTMSKTYAMTGWRVGYLVSRNKRIVELIKMGNYTQTAGVATFLQYAAGEALANKEESDKHIKLMVGDFQKRRDQLMEGFRSIPGVKVEKPDGAFYLFPNFTELIPKGLKGEERNHFIYNLLMQNGIAAVHGSCFGHYFTDNMRFSFSTTPPEVISEGIERMRQIFTQD, encoded by the coding sequence ATGATGACAGAAGCAAGATTTGATAAAAATGTTGAGAACATCAGAATGTCGCCGATTGTATCAATCAGCGAGGAGGCAAGAAGAAAAGGACCTGAGTTTCATGCGAGGACAGGCAAAAAGATCCTTTTGTTTCAAAGAGGAGAAATCGATCTTCCGACGCCTGAATACATAAGAAACGCAGCAAAAAAGGCAATGGACGAAGGACACACAAAGTATCCAAAGTCGGGCGGTGAGGATTTCTTTAAGGAAGGTGTCATAAAGAAACTCGAGTATTTCAACAAGGCCACAGGCATAGGAAAGGAAAACATTGCCGCAACATACGGCGGGCAGGAAGGCCTTGAACTTACTTTTAAGCTTTTCCAGGGGAAGAAAGCCGGGGGCTTTGCTCCCTGCTGGAGCTGCGTGCTGGAGAATTTTATTCCTTATGCCGGTACTAATTTTTCTGAACTCCCGTTAAATGAGGATTTCAGCATCAACTTTGACGACCTCAAAAAGCTAGTAAAGAATATATCGTTTCTGTACCTGAACACACCGCAGAACCCGACCGGAAAGCTTTTTACTAAAGACGAGGTTCTGGAGGTGGTAAAATTATGCCGCCAAAACGGCGTCTACCTCATCTCGGATGAGGCCTATGAAGCCATTACTTTTGAAGGCAAGGAGCACTTCAGCCCTATTTCACTCGATTTCGACAACATCATAAGCGTATTTACCATGTCGAAAACATACGCCATGACGGGCTGGAGAGTAGGATACCTTGTTTCAAGGAACAAGAGGATTGTGGAACTCATTAAAATGGGCAACTATACACAGACTGCCGGCGTGGCAACATTCCTTCAGTACGCTGCAGGCGAGGCCCTGGCAAACAAGGAAGAAAGCGATAAGCACATTAAGCTGATGGTAGGCGATTTCCAGAAAAGGCGCGACCAGCTCATGGAAGGTTTCAGGTCAATTCCGGGCGTAAAGGTCGAGAAGCCTGACGGGGCTTTCTACCTCTTCCCTAACTTTACAGAGCTGATACCAAAGGGCTTAAAAGGTGAAGAAAGGAATCATTTCATTTATAATCTTCTCATGCAGAACGGCATTGCTGCCGTGCACGGCTCGTGTTTCGGGCATTATTTTACAGACAACATGAGATTCTCCTTCTCAACTACCCCGCCTGAGGTGATCTCGGAAGGAATTGAGAGGATGAGACAGATCTTTACGCAGGACTAA
- a CDS encoding beta-lactamase family protein: MKKTAIYFFTLLLLFVSACKSEKVPNVSNAQVYTRVTFNRETTSATTRINQYFSDKYRKGAFNGVVLFAEKGNIVFEKAFGYSDFRKKTPLTTNSVFQLASVSKQFTAFAVMLLKERGKLSYSDSVRKFFPNFPYENITIRQLLTHASGLPNYMYFANDYWPDKHKLMDNRDMFSMLQNNRPEPYFRPGLRYFYSNTGYAVLASIVEKVSGMPFYKFMETQIFKPLGMENTFVYNPQNPLPMNVAEGHNPNRAPVGFNYQNGVVGDKNVYSTVEDLLRWDYALYKAQLVGQECLTEAFTPAFKNLRDDHNYGFGWRINEKDNIVYHGGWWDGYRSYIVRSLGNQRTIIVLINTAQHVPFHLPDLEELF, from the coding sequence TTGAAAAAGACAGCTATTTATTTTTTTACTCTACTGTTATTATTCGTTTCAGCATGCAAAAGTGAAAAAGTTCCAAACGTCAGCAATGCTCAGGTTTATACAAGAGTTACTTTTAACCGCGAAACTACCAGTGCTACAACAAGAATTAACCAGTACTTCTCCGATAAATACAGAAAAGGCGCTTTTAACGGAGTCGTTTTATTTGCCGAAAAGGGAAATATAGTTTTTGAAAAGGCCTTCGGCTATTCGGATTTCAGAAAGAAAACCCCTTTAACAACAAATTCGGTCTTTCAGCTTGCCTCTGTCTCCAAGCAGTTTACGGCATTTGCCGTTATGCTCTTAAAGGAAAGAGGAAAACTCTCCTATAGCGACAGTGTGAGAAAGTTTTTCCCAAATTTCCCCTATGAAAATATCACAATCAGGCAGCTTTTGACCCATGCTTCAGGACTTCCAAACTATATGTACTTTGCAAACGACTACTGGCCCGATAAGCATAAGCTGATGGATAACAGGGATATGTTTTCAATGCTGCAGAATAATCGTCCCGAGCCTTATTTCCGCCCGGGACTAAGATACTTCTACAGCAATACAGGCTACGCAGTTCTGGCTTCAATTGTTGAAAAAGTCTCAGGCATGCCTTTCTATAAGTTCATGGAAACCCAGATCTTTAAGCCCCTTGGCATGGAAAACACATTTGTATATAATCCTCAGAACCCGCTTCCCATGAATGTTGCTGAAGGGCATAACCCCAACAGGGCTCCCGTAGGCTTCAACTACCAGAACGGCGTTGTGGGAGATAAGAATGTCTATTCAACCGTTGAAGACCTCCTAAGATGGGATTACGCCCTCTATAAGGCTCAGCTCGTTGGGCAGGAATGCCTGACTGAAGCCTTTACACCGGCCTTCAAGAACCTGAGAGACGACCATAACTACGGATTCGGCTGGAGAATTAATGAAAAAGACAATATAGTCTATCACGGCGGATGGTGGGACGGCTACCGTTCATATATCGTAAGATCACTGGGTAACCAGAGGACTATAATTGTTCTTATCAATACAGCACAGCACGTGCCTTTTCACCTGCCTGACCTGGAAGAGCTTTTCTAG